The genomic DNA GAATCTTTGGACTTCATTTATGAAGTTTATTCTAAATGTTCCTCAACTAGTTTTTGTTATAGTTTTTACTAGTTATTAAGTATAGTTATGAGTTTTTTAATCATCTGACTTTTCTAATGTCTTTGTAAGCTCTTGAGGTTAAGGTTCTATGTTTTTTCTTTGACCTacttttgatgtttttaaagtcaattattttatcaactctttgtgaatttttttattcaaaaaaatataaaagctttattaaatagaaaacaaaCAAATTGTTATGAATACATGAAATTgaaactattattaattaaattttgtaatgaaTCCAACTAACAtgaaaaattatacatttggagtTGCCTTAGATATTTAACTCTAGATTTTACTTTGACTACTAACAAACtcttaaacttaatttttcatttatactCTTAAAAGTTTCATAGTATAAAACTACAAATGAACATTtgttatttttgaaattgtcaataatttttgaattcaCGATATTATAGTAACAAGTATTATACGGTCATAACTATTGCGTTATATCATtaagttaatcaaatatttgtataaactgaaaataaatttgtaaacatCATCCATATTAAAATTGGTCCCCATCCACCTTAAATCTCAAAATCTTGATCATGGACCATGATCTCTTAACAATATTTCCCACATTCATTGAGTAGAATCTAGTAGCTTTAATTTAACTATAAAGTTAACATGTTAGATTCATATGATGCCAACTATTTTTACAGATCCGGGTAACATTCATATTCAAGTCCaaaatataaatcttttaaagtttataataaattagtagtttttaagataaataatctatattgtatcttaggtttggttatttcaaaatgcattttgtttttgaaaCTTTTTATTGCATTATATTCAAGCCCTTCTAAATTTTTCATATTCAAACCCTTTTAACTCTAATTTCTAGCTCTGTTTATGGGTATAgctatattacttttttttcaaattcaaatttactccaactaatatattttcaaagttattaataatgatttaaaataaattaaagtgaaGAAAAAggacaaaagtaaaaaaagaagaaggtgACACTTTGTAAAGGAAGAGTAATGAAAAGCAAACTCACTATCGCATTTATGAAGAAgactttacaaaaaaaaaagaaaaaaaaaaaaaaagacaatcaACCACCAAATTCGGCCGTTAAAGTTCCATCAATGGAAAAAAGCATCCTCTCATCTTGTTTGGTTTAGACAGAGAAACAAGAAAAAGAGTCTCTTTCAATTTTCTCTATTATAAGTTCTTACTGCGTGATTTCTCCGCTAAAGTTTGCTTTTACATaacattattgaaaaaaaatagaaattttagTAGAATTcggtaataaaaaataacattattcaagttttttatatttaagtgaaaaaaaagaagttacATTCATAACAAAAGCATTAATTTTAAATGGGTTGCAGTATTGTTAGGCAGCATCTCAAAGTGAATATTGATATTGgtttttagtaattttcttcATCTAAAGGCAACTTTGATTTCCTCAATTAGTGGCTTTTGGTGTATTCTTTGTTCACAACTTTAAGATTCAAGTGAtcatatacttgtttttttattattattatcaaacatAGAATACAAATTATTAGCAATTTTAGTTTTGAGACTTTAATATTAGTTTTGGATTTAAATTTAGATAGTATATTATATCCTCGAAgctcgtcaaatcaaccaccaatctcaatcgatctTTAATATCGTGACTTCACACTTCGGCCAATCAATGTctcattcaaatatatttttaaccaccaatcacaattaacctctaatctcgtgatcttACAATCCTTTGTTACCGGTCATTTATCCTTTATCAAATCAACTATCAATCTCAATCTTACCAGCTCTTATCCTTTGCTAAATTAGTCACTAATTAGATTGACCTCTCGTATCGTGATCTCATACTTTCATATGTTTATAATCTATCACAAATcaattatcaatcaaaattgacctataatctcgtgaccttacaatCATTTGTTACCAGCCTTGTATCATTCGACAAACTAACTACCAATTTTAATtgatctctcatctcgtgacatcattatcacacgtctcttatctcTCGCCAAACTAACCATCAATCTAATGAACCTCTACATTTTGTGACATTACACTTTCATACGTCTCTTATTTCTCTacaaaccaactaccaatcTTAATCATACTACCACACATCTATTTTATTTCTAGGGAAACTAAACACCGACATGAATCGACCTATCTCTCGACAAAATAACCACAAATTCTAATGTTATCGGCTTCTTATTCATCGGTAAACCAATTATCAATCTTAACCGATTGGCTAAaggtagggatgacaatggatACCTTACCCGTTGGGTAGTGAAATACTCATCCCATAACTCGATTTATATTTACTACCTGAATCCGACGAGTATCACTATTTCTATCCCCATCCCagattcgtcgggtacccgatccccgtCGATGGATACCCCATTACccaattaaaacttaaaattttatagaggttggagaagaataaaaataattgtaattcaTAATAAAGTTAGTAATATCGAAAGATTACACAAAAACATTACTTGTCTGTATACTTATATTGCagatcttaaaaaaaataacaactttGTTGTGCTAAAGTGAAGAAAAATGTAGAATGAATGctgaaaaaacaatatataaattgaatagGAAGAGTTTAGAAAGGGAAAtacattttgttattaaataaaacttgaaaatgatgagagaaataattattttgagaatataaacaaaatattgttggagtgaagtgtggataagaacaaaatatttatgataatatttgtaATGATGATGTATTTGAAATgtcatattaaattttaataaaaaaagcatttatttttttatatatagtcgggtatcgggtttgggttttgCATACTCCCCATTCCCGACCTCGTACCCGATCGGGTACCTTCTCCTATACTCCATGCATGACCCTGATCCTgtacccgatttaaaatatccGAAATCGACTATCGAATACCCACGGCTTCAGCTCACcccgattttttttttacggttaaaatgtgacataacccctaattttttttaaaaaaattcaatagaatttactattttgtttatttaattattaaaaaatggtaaaacttaaatttatttactcgttttatccaaaattttctcgttttttattttagcctaccctaaaatttttttaagcccacccaTCACCAAATCCTAAGTCCGTCCATGGGCATACGAGTAAACGTTATCATCTCtaattaaagagttgtacttattttgttattttgaaagtttgaaacatgtatataacatttttaattttatttttagtcgttgtaaatttatgggtgggtcaacccacggTCCGATCCAAGTATTCACTTACTATtagtatcatatatatatataaattaacctaggggctcgggtgggcttcagcccatcccgaaatttttttattttttttactgttaaaatgtgacattacctcataatttttttttaaaaaaaaaatcaatagaattaatattttgtttatttaattattaaaaaaaaatgtaaaatttaaatttatttactcgttttatccaaaattttctagtttttttattttagcccaccttaatttttttttaaagctaCCCCATCACCAAATCTTAAGTCCGTCCCTGGCTCTCTCGACTCGATAAATCaagcaaattcaaattaaacattatatatattttttcattaagaaaaataatataaaaaatagagtattttaaaatataaaaatcttaaaaatcaTGGTAAAGGTGATGGGGGCATGGAGAGAATATATTCGAATTGTGAAAAGTGCTAGTCACTAAGGAGGGGACTGTACTTGACCTTTCATTTCTATTTTTAGAAAACATGCATGAAATATTATCATTTAgctaataatacattttttactaCCAGTGGATCATATTCAGCCAACACTATATAAGGATAATTTGTTATGAACAAGttgaattctttttattaatattactctctaatataataaaattcgtgtgaaaaaatatagtttaagaATTAAAGATCTCGtgtaaaatttcaattaaatattttaaattgaaagttgtaggtcattttatattgaaaatagtcctattttttttttttaaataataaaaaagaaataaaagtcCTATCATAGAAAAGAAACAAACCATTACAACATAAGGGATgatatattaaaactaaaattaaaacactcagatttaaataacttaatttttacataaAGACAACATAACACTTTAACTTTTCTTACTTTATTAAtgaagattatatataataataataataatttgttggAGGAAAAAAGTAATAGGGCCATCCTTACAAAAAGATGTTTCAACTTTCCAACccttattttcaattaaatactAAAGATACTGATCAAATACCACTGGCAATATATACtaaactttataaaaattaaatgaattaataataataataatcacacTATAGAAcgtaatgaataatattatgttTCTGAAAGTATATacaataaatgaatattatgtatctttatttattttatcttttgatcACATGATAATCATGTCTTagtctaataattaatttaataaagcAATTTAATTATTCCCCAATTTTTGCTTATTTTTTCACCTTTTAATTTGATTCCATCCTTATAAATTAACACCATTCATTGACTCGCCTAACTTCAATTGGGTCACACCTTTAAATGATTGAAGTATGTAAATgggtaaaagaaaataaatataaatatgttaatttcaattttaactaattaaattgtcAGCAAATTTCAGTTTCAAACTTCAAttcaaattaatgattttaagaTTTGGAAGATTTATTTAGGGATAGTAAACTTAATATAGGATTatttcaaaatagttttttcttttattgagAAAAGggattatatatgttagatgatcatattttattaattaatttagctgataatttgataaagaaattattcatgaataatatattaatttattcaaataattagatttaatatataaataattcacaTCAAATAAGACGATTCCATGATATTTTGGTCTTTCCtgatattttaactaattttaaagttttgggtttgaaactcaatttttattaaaaaaaaaaatcattctttaaaatagaataatacaatagaatatttgtattttcttaaattataaaatcattcatttatttatattgaatattattttacatgcTCTCTCCCACTTGTTATCTTCTtaagttttgtttgtttttgtttagtatttcaattttcttgtttcaattttttttttaaatgagatgagactaatttacaatcttattttgtttttttaaaagtaaacacaatttatcattcttaataaataaaactataaattgaTCCATTCGTTGACAATatatttatcttcctttggaaagattaaaataaaaagagtacATCCATTCTTTTGAGggtatatttattcatatatatattctatatccTTTTATCATCCATCATTTTTGAATGACatcattcatttcatttaattatattctcCTAAGCGACAATTCATCATGAAAATGACAAAGCGATCACAAATTCCATATTTTGTTTGTCCTTCAACTCAAAATAAAACCcattacttaaattaaaatatatatatatatatatcatgttcTATTGATaagaataaaacataaaattttgatattataggtaaaaaaaagttcattcaAACTATCTTGgttggttaaaaaataattaaaaatatttatttaattatgagtcTATGAGTCTTAATTAAATAGGTTAAAgagaaaacaatttcaaaacacttaactcaaaataaataggacaatgttatatattataaaaattgaaaagaagTTGTCAAAAACAAAAAGGATAATGTCTACTTAAAAGTCAATATTGGatgagaatatataatatatatatatatatatatatatatatatatatatatatatatatatatatatatattgggtaAAGTACTTAAGGACTAAGGTTTCTAAATGAGAAAGAAAACTTCAACTACACAAAAGTATATTTATGtgacaataattgaattatgagattctcaactctctctctctcttatcATTCACCAATTCATCTAAAAAGATATGTAGTCCATgcaaattcttaataaataaagaaaagaaaattcacttaggaaaaataataataataataaattaaataaaattaaattatcatagattttaagaaaaacaattaaaaagttaaagagTATGTTTCAATGagtgaaattaaaattagaatttcattgaaattttaatttcacgATAttgaaaaactataaaattgtgaaaaataataataaaaatattattatctatattattaaaatattagtttgtcACAACCTAATAGGATTATATAAGTGTTAAGAATTTTATCTATGAttcaattctcattaaaaaaaaatgttcgacagattaactttctaaataaaaacaaaaatattagcTTAACAcgttaactttctaaattcaaaataatatatatatatatactaaattaaaaaatttatagtggttcttTGAactttaagaattttattttatggaaCATATACATATATCAATATGCGTGGATCTTAGGACTAGTGATGAATCTTTTCCGCCCAAAATGGGAATGGGCTAGATAAAATGTAAGAATTTCATTCACTGTATATCTAAATAATATAGGAAAATGCATTTTGGTTTCAATAGGGACATCCCATCCAAACCGTTTTCAAcataaaaacaacaaaaattagAACAAACATATAATAATCAAGTGTTATCCATTAATTCTAGTTTGTGgttattctaaaattttaaaagaatttaccTAGCATATGAATTTATACTGTAAatccataataaaaaaaatgtttgtgatTGTTCtagaaaaaatgaaacaaaagataGAATAGTCTCTCTTCATAGCCCGAAATTTAGAATGGAAAAAAAACGTATATACTAGAAAAACTCGTAATGAATGACGTGATCTTGCTCGCGAgggtaataaaattatttgtgagGCTGGAAAATGAAGTTTCATCTAGCTGCTTGTGAACttcttaaactaaaaaaaaataaaagtttgagtTCAACTTGTTAATTGtgttttaaacataaaataataaaatatttttgttaaaaataaataaatatttgaattacaatccaaactaaaaataagtagaattaattataataaaatcacatataatttcaattataattcttaatattaaattttttgtcaaacttattaattgaaataagatattccaaattcaatttaatggttactgaaaaaaaaaatctaattttgaaaacatCATTGGGCACTTGAATTTTatccaattaaaaaataaacatatttcatattgataattaacaacacaatttataaaaatacttgAGCTTATAAATGCACTTTTTTCAAAGTAACAAATTAAGCTTAAATTCCAACTTGATCACTCAATACAGAGATTGACATTTTCTTGTtgaatttaaaagttaattggATCTCATTTATCCACATTATTACTACCCACTATTTACCATTGtatttttgcacatttaacatgatttcttCTTGTTTGTTTTTGGTATTAGGATATTCTTTTATTTGGCAATCAAACAAGGCTTGACATTTTCTTGACACTGTCTAGGTGATCCAATTAATATTGAATTTACATGAATGTCAAATTTAAGTGTTCTCAtataaaacgttttaagtttgAGCTGGAGTGAATGTAAATACCGAAGTGATACTACGggaagaaaaaaatgtaaaaatgttcATTTTAAGCAGAATATTTTATTGACTGCCAAATATTTGAGGAAATGGCACTATGGGTTAAATTTGTAATCTTGTTTCTTgcaataaattattaagataatCATTTATTCAAATCATCTTTGTTTCCCATTTTAGTAACAAGAAATAGGTTTAGTGTGTTGGAGTATTCATGATTGAGGTAATGATTTAACGATTAGGATAACTCCAATGCTAAAAATTGATGATTATACTGTTGtgataacttttaaaataaatattaaaaagattcaGGCTTGAGGAACACAAATTGCAAGTTtataggattatttgaaaataatatttgtaatcaGAAAAGGGACTATAATGTCAAAAGGGTCAATAGCTTACTATTTGATAAATGATTCATTATATAATAAGATATTgattaattagatttgattcTAATGACCCAAATTAAAACAAGAAGTTCTATGACATTGCCCATTACTCTCTTCCATCATCCCCTAAGTTTGGTTTTTAGTTGTGTATTTTCTTCACTTTTCCAAAAACAAATATCATAGCAAAAGAGTAGAAAACATAACAATAGAATTAGAAATATCTATAAACCTTAACTAAACATACAAAAATAGGCCAATAATgtaatttgaaaattgaaaagaaaaaaaagatctCTTTTTCTACTAAATATGCAATTTCCCAACATCACACAAGCAGTTATCATAAATGGCACTACAAAGAAAATCAATTATTGTCAAACtccaaaacaaacaaacaaaaacctCTAAGCCTTTTTCAGTTGGGTGTTTCAAGTTCAGATTTACCAAAATCAACACCAACCCTTCTCattaatactaaataaataaaaactccaTCAGAGTTTACTACTACAGCCACTTGTTACAAAGGAAACGACGACTGTAGTGTCATCGAGTTTCCCTCCATAATAATGAAATCCAGCTTTTTGTGACTCAACAGAGAAAGGCGACTGTCTGTTCGTGTCAAGAGCTCGTTTCCTAGCAAGGGCTGCAATCTTCTGGGCCATAACTTGAGGGTCCAATCCTGCCTTAACTGCATCAACTATAACTGCTGTTATCTCCTCGTTGTACAAGTTATCAAACAGTCCATCCGACCCGGCTACAATTATGTCTCCTACTGACACTGGCACTGTGAAAACCTGGTTTAATTACAAACAAAACACATGTATAGCTTAATCTATATGAATTCAGTTCATTGGATAAATGTTATTCAATAGTCAATATATACCAATTCATTAGTTAAAAAACTACAAAATCTGACTTAATACCTGTCCAGAACTTGGTAGATCAGATTGAGTTCCCCTCTCAAGTTGATAGGGGTAATTGAACTCATGTTGTAGCACAGGTGATCGGAAAATTGAAATTCCATCTCTAACTACTATAAATCCACTATCCCCTAGATTTATTGCAAGCAGTCCCTGTTGAGAATTAAAGTCCGATTCCAATTATCAAAATGGATCAATGTAATATCAATCATCTTCATTCTAATTTGATTTCAGAATCTCATTTGGAAAAGCAAAAAGATGATAATGATAGTGAACCTCAGTTGTAAGGGTTATGATACAAGCTGTTGAAGAACCTTTTGCTTTTGTGAGTGAATGAGCTTTCTCCAGTACTCTTGCTGGATCTACAGAACCCTTTGGCTCATCCCTAATTGCAGCAATCGAGTTAGACATAAGCTCGCGTGCATAGTATCCTGCATCAACTCCAACATCTGCCCATCCACCAACACCATCAGCTACTCCAATTGTTTGTTCTTCTTCACAGATAAAATGAGCATCTTCTCCACCTGTTTTTACCTTTTCAGGATGTGGAAGATAGCAAGATCCAGAAACTAATCTTAATCTTTTCTCAACAACAA from Impatiens glandulifera chromosome 9, dImpGla2.1, whole genome shotgun sequence includes the following:
- the LOC124915133 gene encoding probable protein phosphatase 2C 55, encoding MRSILTRALATCRNLSNFAKPAGVYFSNGCARHCQIDCTSLRLKKRTKGYGVYRQYSFTPASAKKPCNSSLFVGRRSNWFCTSSTTSYGDGLKIGKQLVNSAMSSDLNVVVEKRLRLVSGSCYLPHPEKVKTGGEDAHFICEEEQTIGVADGVGGWADVGVDAGYYARELMSNSIAAIRDEPKGSVDPARVLEKAHSLTKAKGSSTACIITLTTEGLLAINLGDSGFIVVRDGISIFRSPVLQHEFNYPYQLERGTQSDLPSSGQVFTVPVSVGDIIVAGSDGLFDNLYNEEITAVIVDAVKAGLDPQVMAQKIAALARKRALDTNRQSPFSVESQKAGFHYYGGKLDDTTVVVSFVTSGCSSKL